Part of the Oncorhynchus keta strain PuntledgeMale-10-30-2019 chromosome 31, Oket_V2, whole genome shotgun sequence genome, tccacagagcaactctggagctctgtcagagtgaccaccgggttcttgatcacctccctgaccaaggcccttctcccccgattgctcagtttggccgggcagccagctctaggaagagtcttggtgtttccaaacttcttctatttaagaatgatggatgccactgtgttcttggggaccttcaatgcttgacacaatcctgtctctgagctctacggacaattccttcaacctcatggcttggttttttctctgacatgcagagtcaactgtgtgaccttgtatagacaggtgtgtgtctttccaaataatgtctaatcaattgaattaacCACAAGTTGACTCCactcaagttgtaaaaacatctcaaggatgatcaatggaaacagaatgcacctgagctcaatttcgagtctcatagcaaagggtctgaaacaggtatttctgttttttatttttaataaattagcaaaaatgtctaaaaacctgttttcactttgtcattatgaggtatcgtgagtagattgatgagaaaaaaatattaaatacatttttgaataaggccgtaacgtatcaaaatgtggaaaaagtcaaggggtctgattactttccgaatgcactgtagatatcCTACTGGGCATAGACATCAGCTCACAGTCTAGTTTTTATGTACATTTGGTTAAGTTGTCAACTAACATTAATTCAATGTGAAATAAACCAAACATTTCACCatatcattggatttaggttaaaaatTGGATTTAAAAAAGGGAAAAAGGGAAAATACTTTTTCCCTAATCCAATCAGTTTTGccactttttttgttgttgaaatgacatggaaacaacgttgattcatcCAGTTTTTTCCCCAGTGGGATGTATGTTTGGTTGTTGAGTCAATTAGACCATGCCCATTTCAAGCTTATCTTTCTAAAAATGAAAAAGTGTTTTCTGAATATTCAGCCAAGTTAACACCTTCATcttgctttgtagtatacccctttGGTCATGTGACCAGACTGGTGAGTCATGCCCAGGCTAGTGAGTGATGCCCAGGCTAGTATTCACCATCCTCAATGGTTAATCTGATACGAACACCACCTGTCCTCAAgcttctgctctgtccctcttTTTGTCATTtatctctaaccctctctccctgcctgtctctctttcccatcccctccttccctatttctctctctctgcaatacAGCATTAAATCTGAACATCAGGGCCATGGATTACACCCAGGATTACAGATTGAGAgacatctctttccatctctgccactttctctctctctccacacaacaTCCCCTCGTTCTCTGCCCTTCTCTCACACACTTCTACCGCTATCACTCTTTATTTCACGCCGTCACTTGATTCCacatgccatctctctctcttcctcaccccaCCCACCCTTCCTAACTATCTGTCGGTTCCTCTCTCACACATGCggtgtctctgtgtcccttccCTTGGAGCGACTCCTTTttgctccccttctctcctctccacttgtGTCTTCCTGTCTTTCAGCGTCACTCCCTTCTCTCCACTTGTGTCCTCCTGTCTTTCAGCGTCACTCCCTTCTCTCCACTTGTGTCCTCCTGTCTTTCAGCGTCACACCCTTCTCTCCACTTGTGTCTTCCTGTCTTTCAACGTCacacccttcctcctctcctccctcgccctctctgaCGTTCCTCGCCCCACTCGGACCATTCCAGTTTCACGTCAAGTCTCCAGCATGATAATCATTGGAACAACGTTGGTAAATCAAGAGCCATGGCTATCCGCGGTGATCTATCTGAGAGAAGAAGATTGATCCTCCTTTGAAAGTCATGCTATCAATTACACAAGGAATCACATACACATATAGCATCATCACCACATTGATCAAAATACAGGCTCCATGAAGGACAACACTCTATAATGGTGATGTGTATGCAATCATAAATTACAGACATATCATTTAATATATTATGACTTGGAGCACAGTGAGTGGGTATATGATTGAATTCCCTTTAGAGATCAGGGGACAGTGACAAATGGGCCCTGGCCTTGAGCGTGACTACAGGTATGTGTGCTCCCATGGCAAtagaaagaaaaaaatatatttcagcGGTACAATTAAACAGTCAAAAGGAAAGGAAACTGACCTTTGTTGCCATTGGCAACTGAAGTCAAGCaaaggaggaggaaggacagaAAACTCATTCTGTCCATCtgagggaggaaaggaaaggtagaagggaggagggaagaggaataCAGTACATGCATtaaaccaggggtgtcaaactcattccatggagggccgagtGTGCTGGTTTTTGGTTTCTCCTTTCAATTTGTGTCCAATTAAGACCTACACCACCAGGTGATGCGAGTTAATAACTAATCGGTGACCTTAATTAATCAActaagtacaagggaggagtgaaaacctgcagacactcggccAGCCTCAGAATGAGCTTGACACATTCAACCGATCAGCACTGGAAGATGGACTGAGGTGTAGAGAacatagacaggacaggacagacaaacacacatcaGTAAATATCCTAATACATTAAGCCAACGGAATCTTCCGGCGCTATACTTTCACCTCATACAGAATACAGAGGAATAATGCATAATAACAAAAGCACAGTAAAACGACAGCACATGGGCCCAGGTCATGGTAGAGTTGAAGTGAACTGTAATAAATAGCCTAGTAGTGTCCAGTTATGCTGCATTCATTTTGAGATGGTAAATTACACAGTGTGATGTTATAGGTTATACAGGCCAATATGCtgcctatgcacacacacacctactcacttGCCTGTGTGGGTGGGTTAAGGGTTTGGTGTCCGTGCCAGTTAATTGACAACAGTATTCAAAATGATTCCATGGGGTATTTGAGCCGTTATTGGCATCACGATACCACACAGTCTACCATTCACTGCCATGCGTAAAATCGAAGCCTATCTAGGCCTATGCCTATATAGTCAATCAAAACAAAAAACTTGAATGAGACTGTGTAGAGGGCCGTACAATATATATTCTGCTCAAAATTAATAGGTAGCACAGGTTGTTCCAAAGCTACACAGAGGTGATGCAGACATGCGACAATAACTAATCGATTGTATAGCCCATATTGATGGATAGGTGCATCAATTGGCACCATACGCCAGCAGATCTATATTTGGACCCTTAAAAATATTGTTTTAGACATAGATGCTGGTTACAATCAAAAACAGAAGAAAGCCGCTGTCAATTTCACATTACCGTGCTGAGTGTGAGGTGTTCTGGTACCCAACGCTACCCTCGTAGCATCCGCGCCTCTGCAGCTCAGCTATCCTCCTCCGACGCAAAAATATCTAAAGCGCAGGTAACGGAATTTCATATACAGATCTATTGAATATGCTCAAATGTGCACGCTTCAGTTTGATGCAAGACTGATACGAACGGATAGTATCTCAATACCGATGTCCTTGTTTTCGGCAGACGTCGCATGAAGGGGCAAAAACGATGTGAATGTAACGCTGATGTCCCCTCCCTCTCCGTGTTTCTTAACCCGCCCACActgcgtcctctctctctcagccctaaTTCTCCTGCCAAATTGCGTTCTCTCTGTTTATTGAATTCTCGATGAGTGTGTCTGGGACAACGCGTGATATTACTCATTTTGGCGCAACATAATTATTATTTTGTCTGACAAAGCTGGGGGCACGCTTTAACAGTCACTCCCCGCCCTGACTGCAAAATGACGTCATAGCACCCCGTCTACCAGACAGCGTGTACacaagtggtggaaaaagtacccaattgtcagaGTAAAagtagataccttaatagaaagtcacTCAAgttagtcacccagtaaaatactggAGTAAGTCGAAAGTATTTGGGTCTAAATATAATTAAATAACAAAAGTAAATGCactgctaaaatatacttaagtatcaaaattacaaataatttaaaattccctaatataaagcaaaccagacaccattttcttgtttttaaaaatgtagacAGCCACAGGTACACAAACACTCAGACAATGTacagtgtgtttagtgagtctgccaaatcagaggcaatagggattcCCAtgtgtgttctcttgataagtgtgtaaaTTGGACCGTTTTCCTGTGCTGCTAAGCACTCAACATGTAAtgggtacttttgggtgtcagggaaaatgtatggagtaaaaagtacattattttctttaggaatgtagtgaagtaaaagtagtcaaatataaatagtaaagtacatacacccccaaaaactacttaagtaaaaatactataCACCACTGACACACAGACCTCTTTGGTTTTTAAAATCCAGCATTTTAATGAACATTACAAAAACTTTAtttaaaattgttttttttttctccatttcttTTCCCTTGTACATTTGGTAGCAATAAGGCAAAAAAGTAGTCTCTGGAATAACAATTAATTCACATCAATTAATTATTACCACAAGTATAAATATTATTAAAATCTGGGTTGTTGCTACAGTGAGTCACTGCTCTCCCAATATGTCTCTGCATTGGAAAAGGATCGTGGTAGAAGTTGCCTCTTAACACAGATGTAGGAACAGAGTATCTGACAGGTCAAACATTCTAGATCTGACCTTGCGTCAGTGGTTAGGGAGATTGTTTTGACCAAGTCTTAAGAAAGATAGAGGACGGTGCTAGATCTCACTGGAGACCACGGGTGATGCTGTTGACATTGGTATGGTAATGTCACTCAATGTAAAAGTGGTGGTTTTGGTTACCTGTTGTTTTAGTTGTGAGTTTGTTTCCCAGTTTGTTCAGAGACAGCCAGGAAGGGTGTGTGGTGGACATGGAGTGATAGGAGGATGGTGAATGGCAGACAAAGCCacgaggagagggggatgggggaggaggaaagCATTGAATCCCTTCATGGAATCTTATCCAAAGCTACAAAATGGTCTATCATAAAACCCTCCTAAAATAGCTATAAAATCCAGTCTCATCACGAAATAACGGAAACAAAATCTGAACTGAAACCAGAATAAAACGTAAAAACATTCGTTGATAATACAAGGCCATTCTTGAGTCACATGTTAGTGTGTACAGTGTTTTACAGTGCTTCTTATGAGTGTTGGCCAACAGATCAATGAAAACACTCCTCAAAAATATATAATTCCAGTCAGAGCAGCAATCCTTGGTTTTTTTGTTCTCTCAACAAAATGCATGTTAAAATAAAATCTTGAAAGTGCCAAATACATTTCTGTTGTGCCTGAACCATAGCCATGTCTGTGCAGGTTCTCGACACCGAGTAGAGAATACATTaagaatacctgctctttccatgacagactgacaaggTGAATCAGGCAAAGCTCAgatcccttatttatgtcacttgttaaattcacttcaaaatcagtgtagataaaggggaggagacagaacaaagaatgatttttaagccttgagacatggattgtgtatgtgtgccattcagacattggatgggcaagacaaaatattcaagtgcctttgaacggggtcatggtagtaggtgccaggcgcaccggcttgtgaagaactgcaacgctgctgggtttttccacacgCAACAATTTCGCATGTGTATcgagaatgatccaccacccaaaggacatccagtcaatttgacacaactgtgggaagcactggagtcaacatgggccagcatccctgtggaacgctttcaacaccttgtagagtccatgcccgacgaattgaggctgggGGGCGCGCAATTCAATATTAGGATGTTTTGTATACTCCGTCTACATGGACTTGAGGGGAGGgttgaaacaggaagagagatcATAAAAACAGAGCAGTCTACGGACCCAGAGCCCGTGAGTGGCGAGTGCAATATTCTGTGTATACAAGACGTCAGTCTCCCAAGTTCCCTAAAATCAAGAATACACCCCGCGATTGGCTCACAATTGTGGCACAAAGGTTTTCCTGTACCCTCATCTCCCTGGTCTCAAAAAACGTGCATCCTTTCCAAATCacaaaaataaatagaaaaacGTGTACACACAAATAATATTAAAGGCTTTAAAATATTTTCTGATCTGCTCCTAGTTAAAAGTCACAGTTCCCTTCAGTCACATCCTGGGTGGAGATTCAGccagagacctgagagagagagagaagagaggtgagagattaATTAAGGTGACTTTCCCCCCTTACAAAAAGCACTTTGAGCATGTGGTGGAAAAGACCAATAGAAATCCAATCCGTCATCCTAAATATTATCCTATATCCACAAGTAACATAAGCTACAACGAcatttctacctctgtttctgtCTATTCATAAAGATGTTGTGAAGATCCCTCTATATGCATTAGGATAACTTTGTAAGCCTAAACCTCTAACAAATTGGAAAAATTGGCAGCATTTGGATCAGAATCTTTCCCATTCATTTTAGATCTGCATATTTTGAATTCATACCATTTATGAAGTATGAAAACATCTGTCAAGTCAATTTTGTGGTGAACTATGCCTTTAAGTTGAATTAATTATCTGGAAACTACCTTTTGCCAATATGGAGACCGTAATGAATAACCGGAACTTAGGGAATGTTTTGACAAGGATGTAAGTAAACTAGGGCTGGGACGAAAATCGTATAAAATCGAGAATTATGAATAATAGTTTAAATACATTTCTTTTAGGACTTTCAACTTCATTTTAAGTAGATCGTTTACCCAATAGCATTTTTTCATTTTTACATGAAGAGGGTAAAGTTGGTAATGTCTCAACGAAGGCAGAAATCATTGTACGGGCAGTACAGCACTGTTGGGAGGGGACGCTTCATTTCCTAAAGTTGCAAGTAGTCAAAAATCATACATTTCTGAGATGTATACCACACAGCTTTGGTGACACCTACATTAGATATGTCGCATTATGAAACATTACAAGCTCAGTTTTTTTCTCtcagataaaaaaaatataattgTCAGTTTTAGGGCTAGTTCACCCAAGTTACAAAATGGCATATTGGTTTCCTTATCCTGTAAGCAGTCTTTGGACAAGGTATGAAAGCAACCAATGCTTTCGTTTTGTTTACCTGGCCACGGTTTCAAATGGTTTTCATCTATAAGtaacttacattttttttttatatgttaTGTTGATTTGGACATTAAGTGCAAAAAACGCTAATACAGCTACCATTGAAtgtgtgccacaaatgctaaaacgttAGCATTTGAAATGAGAGGccaggtaaacaaaaccaaagcatggatttatgtcataccttgtccatagacagCTTCCacggtaaggaaaccaatgtaaTTTTgtactatccctttaatcatTATCCAAATTTCCATAAAAAAATCCCCACAGCCTTCCTGTAAACACAGAAAAGTCTGGGAGAAGTATACAGAAGCTTGCATTACCTAACAGTTCTAGTCCTCCTTTTTCACGCTCCGTTCTTTTCTAGGTACCAGAACATTGCGGAGATATGGGATGACTAGATACAATGTGAAGAAGAATATGTGGCCACAGAAATAAATGGATGAATACACCTGCAaaacagaaagacaaacagagcaCATTAAATCCTCATCAAGACATCCATTTCCCCAACACAAGTCAAGAGTTTAAACATATGCCAGACAACTGCATTTAGCACACAATAATCTGAGTTCTAACATGTTTGTGGCATTACAAACTGCCAGCTACCTTTAGCCACTTTAAAGTAAATAAAGAGTCGGAACATTTATGTGTTGCGATGTGATTATGACAACATTCCGAAGGCTTATAACGCGCTCTAAGCTTTTTATTACCCTGAGCCACTTGTCGTAGGTGAAGAGGCAGAAGGGCACCAAAGGATAACCCATGAAGAGCCAGTGGATGAACTGCTGGACCAGGTAGatgagggggtagagagggctGTTGGCCAGGCGGGTCAGCAGGGGACTGTCCCTCACCAGCGCTTGGGCCTGAGACAAATAGGGATCCGCATACAGCATAAAGATATAGTTATGGACACGGACGCACACACAGTAATCCAGTAACGCATACAGGGCAGAGAGTTTGAGAATCCTCCAATAGCTTAAATGGAGATCTTGACCCTTGGTAGATCCGCTTGAAAATAGATTAGCACCGACAGGTTCTCCTCTTGAGGCTTAAAATTCACAGGTCCAGAGTTTGGAAAACATCACAAAGAGAAAGATGAAATGCCAAGCACACGGTTTACATGCTCCCAATGTTTGACGCAACTATGTTGACTACTGAGGGTCAGGTCGCCCTCGCAAAATAGGTTTCTTAACCTTACCTGCTTAAAtgtaaaaaaggttaaataaatacggTACATTCCCACCGTGGTCAAGACATTGCCGTGCACAACTTTGAAAGCAAAATAAGTGAGGCGGCATTTTCCTGGCTCCTCAGGATTCTCTCAATCTCTGGTGCTCGtttccatagaaatataattactagaacAGCCATTCCTAATCAAGTCACTGTTCTGTGATAGGTGGACATATTGAGTGTACCCATAGGAGTAAAGCAGGAAGTTCAGTATTCAAGTAGTGCTTTATTAGAATTCTAATCATTCCAATATTTACTCATACCTGTCTCTCCACATTTACGATGATGAACTCCATGGAGAAGCAGAGGAGGTATCCAGAGTGCGTGCCATGCCAGATGGCCAGGAACGCGAGCGCGGTCACCTGAGACAGGAGCTTATTGCCCAGGAACTTCAACCGCTTAAACACGTGCCTGGAGGAATGTTATAAACCACCAAATATTGTTAGATATACcagtaaaaaatgttttattaaacctttatttatacagcttAGTCTCAGTAAGATACAATCTATTTTGAAAGGGACCTTTAGCAACTTTAGTTTCAGTCAGGCACTAACCTGGCCATGCATGATTTTAGTCAGGTACTAACCTAGCCATGCATGATTTTAATCAGGCACTAAGGTCCTTGCTATCCAAGATCCCTGGGACATTCTTACCCAATTAAGGTGGAATTTAAAATGGTTACAGTACGGATCCCATAAAGAACTAACCTGGCCATAAATAGTTTGAGTTTTAGTCAGGCACTAACCTGGCCACCCAGGCGTTGGTGTTTATGTTGAAGGAGGCGATGGTGCCTGTGAAAAGGGGTGTGGTCTCAAACGTCCACACCTTCATATTTGCACAGGCGTCCCATTGGTGCTCGCCATTCTGACCCAGCCCATTATAGCCGAGCCCAGAGAGTATACAGACACCCTCCTgagtaacaaaaaaaaaaaaaacacacaccaaacactTAAATAACTTCTTCCTGAAAAACCTAAATATAGGGTACCACTGATATACTGGGCTCCCAGACCAGTTTCTTCTCACCTGATCTGACGTAGGTGTGCCCCAGTGGAACTATTCTGAGTGACAATGACAGGTATGTGGAGACAGGTGTGTCGGTAAAGGTTTCATTTCCAGGCTGCACCCGCTTCCAAATGAGACGTTATACATACCAAGTGCTGCTACTCACCGCTATGACCCAGCAGCTCACATATTTGTACAGGATGACTTTGGCCCAAAGGAGGATGAAGACACAGCGGTACCAGAACGGCTGCGCCTGGAGAGACACGCATTTTGACTAAGGACGGTGACATTTGTCAAACAGAACAACGGCTGGAAATGTGGCTTTGGCTTCAAATCAGTGATGGTAAAAGCATCAGGAATGCTGGTGCAAAAGCA contains:
- the LOC118364249 gene encoding lysophospholipid acyltransferase 5-like isoform X2; amino-acid sequence: MAAPLMEKLSESLGSPEPAVRLILSVLVGTQLYHSALCVLVQFLMMRLMGRTITTVLSSFIFQMAYLLSGYYYTATEEYDIKWTMPQCVLALKLIGLSFDYYDGGQEPSKLNEEQKRSALANVPSLLEVIGFSYFYGGFLVGPQFTLRSYQRLVKGELTDCPGQPPNSVIPAMKRFSLGLLCLVIYAIFSPHYPDSYYLTDEYDAQPFWYRCVFILLWAKVILYKYVSCWVIAEGVCILSGLGYNGLGQNGEHQWDACANMKVWTFETTPLFTGTIASFNINTNAWVARHVFKRLKFLGNKLLSQVTALAFLAIWHGTHSGYLLCFSMEFIIVNVERQAQALVRDSPLLTRLANSPLYPLIYLVQQFIHWLFMGYPLVPFCLFTYDKWLRVYSSIYFCGHIFFFTLYLVIPYLRNVLVPRKERSVKKED